From Drosophila santomea strain STO CAGO 1482 chromosome 2R, Prin_Dsan_1.1, whole genome shotgun sequence:
CTTTAGCTCCGAGCGTCCGTAGTGAATTAGCTTGCCGGGATTCCAGGCTGAGGCCGCAAAGTCGCCCTCGGCCAGCGCCTTCCTCCGACGCCAGAGAACCCGATCTGTCCAGGCGGGCGCTCGCTGTTTCTCCGAGGTGTCGTAGTCGTCGCTGAACAAATCATACTTGTACGTTGGATCGAATGTGACCTCTCCCTCGAGAAACTCGCCAAATACATTTCCCGCCTCCTGCTCCTTGCGCAATTGATCGAACTCGAGGACGGTTGAAAGATCTCCATTTCGAACGCACTCCTTTAACTCGTCCTTCTCCATGTCGATGCGGTAGTTAAAGTCGCCGCACCAAAATACCCAATCGTGCGATTTTAGTGTCCTGCCCATGGGAAAAGCCAGCTTCCGGGTGATCTCCGCGTAGTCAGCGTTCCTTTCAGCCACCTGAGACTGTCCGGCTGCAAAGTGGGCGCACACGAAGCACATGGAGGTGCCATGAAGCACAAATCGAATGGCACAGGCACCCTTGTTGCCAGTGGCACCACCCAAACCTGTCTTAACACAGTCGATGGCCACGTCCCGGATGTGGGGCGCGTGCTCCGGTCGAATGTAGATGTACAGGCACACGCCCACCAGTTGCTGGTAAGTAAGCAGGACGTAGTCATTGTCCCGCGAGATCGTTTTCTGCAGCTCCTCAGCCCACAACTTGGCATTGTCCGTGCTGGCCGCCATTATGTTGGAAGCATTCAGATCGACAATCTCCTCGAATCCAATGGCGTAGATATCCACCGGGTGATCGACGTTCTCCGACGGATTGTTCACATCTACAAGCGCTTTGGAGCGGGCAAGGGCGTGGCAATCGAGCAGCCAATCGGCCAGCGAGTCCTTGAACACAATGCTCCGGAAGTGCTTGCCGCCATTGACGTTATAGGTACCCACGGCTACACGTGCCATGCGAGGACGCACATACTCCGTGTAACGCTTGCATAGCTCTCTCAACACAGTGGTGGGCGCATGCAGCATGTTGGAGGGCAGCAGGATGCGAGCCCGATCCGCCAGTTCCGAGCTAAGCGTGGACCCCACCAACAGGACATCGATGGCTTCCTAAATATTGAAAAACAGAAGTAATGTAAAGAATATGTTTTAtctttaattgaaaataacaGCGTACCTGCTTTGAGTTGTCCAGTAGATTATTTTGAATTGTCCTTGCTGCAGATCGCGCACCATCCATTAATTTTGATCCACCCTGAATGGCCCCGGTGCCGGCGTAGATCTTGCTGACCTCATTTCCGTTGTTGATCCACATCTGTCGGAAGATCTCCTCAAACCGCGAAATGTTCTGCTGTTTGCCGCCCATTTTCAAAGCCTCTAGCTGGATACCTAGCGTGTCAAGCCCGAGATACGTCTGCACACAGTTCGTCCTGTCCAAACAGTCGAGGCAATTCGTGCGCACAACACCGAACTGCTCGCGCAACACCTGACCATTGGACGCGTGGAAGACGCCGTAGTTAGCTCCGCAGGCCACGATCCGTTCCTTGAGCTTGGCCAGTGCCGAGAAATTGCCGCCGCGACACTCCTGATGATAGTCAAACACCACATGCGGCACATCCTTGTGGGCCGACATGCCGTGATGACGCTGGAACTCATTGCTCAGCATGGCCTCGCCCTCCTTGCTGCCGACAAGGGAGCTGCCTAGCAGGTTCACCACCGTCTGGTAGCCATAACGTTGCCTCATCATGCTCATGTGGCGATCAAAGGCAGCGGCCGATGTCTCAAATCCACGCGATAACTTCACCTTGTGCGAGCCAACCTGGACGCCCGGCTGTTCCCAAAAGAGCGGCACCGATCCTCGCGTCTGCACATAACTGGTAACGTCGCCGTCCACGTAGATAACCTGCTCGGTTTCCACGAAGTTAGCCACATAGCCCTCATCGTTGGTACCGCGAACATTGAACCGTGTGCCTGCCCGTTCGCAGCTCAGCCGGGAGATAATCGCGGCACGGGCCTGTTTGGCACCGATGTAGACGGTGCGCACCTCCACAGAGCCGCACATGGCCTGCAGCAACCAGGACTGGCAATCGATACCGAAGCGCATCAGGTGAATGTGCATCATGCGGTTCCAAAAGAAACGGTTGTCGGTCTCCTGCGTTTGCTGGCGTCGCTGGGCACAAAGCGTGATATCGAACCGGTACGATGAGGCGCCGGATGCCGACGCACTGGCGTTGGTGTGGGCAAAGTAGAAGGTGCCCGAGTTTAGTAGCTTGCGAACCTCGCTGATCTTGTCCTCGTTGGGCGCTGCATTCTGTAGCGAGACGAAAGTGGTTTGCGTAATCCGGAAGATCTCGATGTCGCCGATCTTGCCCATGGACACGCAGCCGGTGACCAGCACCAGGAACAGCACGGTGCTCTCGCCGGCGTTCAGCTGGAGGGCACCCAGACATCCATAGGCATCGCAGACCTTGGTGTACTGCTTCCGGATCACATCCGTCTCCTGCTGGGTGAGCAGGGCCACCGCATGCGACTCGAACAGGATGCTGTCGCTCTTGTTCCGATGCTCCAGTAGTACGCTGTGCGGCGAGGGGGCAATGGACTTCTCCAGCACTCGGATCACCTTGGACATGGCCATCTTGCTGGGACCTCTCtgccttttttgttgttgcgaGTCGAGTAGTGTGGttcgtcctttactgtctgAAGTTCAAGTTTTGTGGCCAGCAGCACAAAGCTAAGACATCTGTGGGTGGAGAAATACCATTTAATTGTGGGTGTATTTCACAAGTTACAATTTAGTAGGGTGTGTCAGTTGCATAACTACGAAGATCCATTCttatctacatatgtacatatgttttgaTGAGAATAGTATTCCTTTTTGATGTTTAAGTATATTTATGGAATTTGTCTTTTGCAATGTTCAAAATTCGGGACACGTTAGAattcaatttctgagcagCAATTTTTTAAACTGTTTATCGTAATATTTTCTCTGCCAATTACATTATGTATACATTAAATGAGTGTTTTCCTGGAAGTCTTGCTTAGCAATATAGTCACAACTACTCAATTTTGTGATAAACTTTAACTCGCActtagtaataaataaaatgagcTCAAATTTGCAGTTCATTTTTTACCACAAACTAGTTGATTCCTTGAATTTTACGTTTGCACAAAGTGAGTGAATATGGGAAACTAGCTGTAGCTAGTACAACAGACACTTTAAACCGAAATGGCACTACAATTTCGGGCGCCTGTTAAAAATCAATAGGCAActtttaaacataaacaaaccGAAAAGCGGAGGAATTTTTTCCAATACTTTCCGCCTCCCACTCAAgttcacgcacacacacacgcacaggcAGCACTCACATGCACCGGCGACAGCTGtgctctctctcgctctctcacACTCTCTGCttgttcgtgtgtgtgtgtgtaagtgactgataaacattttttgtgcATTCTATGGATTTTTCACGAGCAATTTGCACAGGCTTTCGACTGTTTATTAAGGCAGCCAACAAGCGGCGTGCTCCGCAAACACTTGTAATGGATATCACTAGTTTTCACAAATCCATTGCcacataaaaatgcttttttacGTGTTTTAATACCACTTAGTACCTTTGTTTGcaattttattgcaaaattttgGAGAGCTTTAGTTGGTATGACCGTATTTGGTAAGCCGGAAAACGACAGCATTCTATACCGCCTCGATAATTATCGAATTGTCGACTTAGATCTGCGCGCCAAACTGAAggcttgaatttaaattgtgtACTAAAAAAACAAAGTCAAGTGCATTGAGCATTTTTGAAGATTACGACCGACACTTGAAGATAGTCCGAGGCTAGGAGCACTTTATCAGTGACCTGAAGTATTTGGCACATTTTTTAGTCTTAATCTTATTCGCCTCAAAACTGCAAACTTTTCTAATTATACTGATAAGAAACAACCCAACTTTTGGCTATTTCTCGCGGACTACTTTAGACAAACAGGAAATACAACAACGCAGTGTTGCTTTAAGAATATTGGGTCTCAGCATTCCATACTGTTTCAACCGAATTAACATTTATGCACATATGTAAATGGAGtgattattaatttattgttttactATGTGCAGAGTTTTTTGCACTTCGCACGTGCCCACCATGCTCTTCCAAGTCGATTAGATAGCCCATTGCGGCCATTTTGAGTAATCTCCATGGTCTCAACAAAACCTCTAATTGTAAATCACAGACAATTGTGTGATTCATTCCAATCCGCCTTATCAGAAACCGGAGGACGCAAATAAATGTGCAGCACACAGCATTCTTTGTGAACtggaaaagtaaacaaatgcGGATTTATATTGGTCATGCTTTTCCGTTTATTCGGTAAATATGTTTGACTAGTTGTAGGCTTAGAATACGAATAGatttaaaaaatacacacTAATTActcaaatatatgtatatgttcgTACATTATACTCATAGTTCGGCTTACATAGcttggcaaacaaagcaacaaaagcaaaaggggTTTTCGCATTCCCCCCATGTTATCT
This genomic window contains:
- the LOC120446903 gene encoding synaptojanin-1 → MAMSKVIRVLEKSIAPSPHSVLLEHRNKSDSILFESHAVALLTQQETDVIRKQYTKVCDAYGCLGALQLNAGESTVLFLVLVTGCVSMGKIGDIEIFRITQTTFVSLQNAAPNEDKISEVRKLLNSGTFYFAHTNASASASGASSYRFDITLCAQRRQQTQETDNRFFWNRMMHIHLMRFGIDCQSWLLQAMCGSVEVRTVYIGAKQARAAIISRLSCERAGTRFNVRGTNDEGYVANFVETEQVIYVDGDVTSYVQTRGSVPLFWEQPGVQVGSHKVKLSRGFETSAAAFDRHMSMMRQRYGYQTVVNLLGSSLVGSKEGEAMLSNEFQRHHGMSAHKDVPHVVFDYHQECRGGNFSALAKLKERIVACGANYGVFHASNGQVLREQFGVVRTNCLDCLDRTNCVQTYLGLDTLGIQLEALKMGGKQQNISRFEEIFRQMWINNGNEVSKIYAGTGAIQGGSKLMDGARSAARTIQNNLLDNSKQEAIDVLLVGSTLSSELADRARILLPSNMLHAPTTVLRELCKRYTEYVRPRMARVAVGTYNVNGGKHFRSIVFKDSLADWLLDCHALARSKALVDVNNPSENVDHPVDIYAIGFEEIVDLNASNIMAASTDNAKLWAEELQKTISRDNDYVLLTYQQLVGVCLYIYIRPEHAPHIRDVAIDCVKTGLGGATGNKGACAIRFVLHGTSMCFVCAHFAAGQSQVAERNADYAEITRKLAFPMGRTLKSHDWVFWCGDFNYRIDMEKDELKECVRNGDLSTVLEFDQLRKEQEAGNVFGEFLEGEVTFDPTYKYDLFSDDYDTSEKQRAPAWTDRVLWRRRKALAEGDFAASAWNPGKLIHYGRSELKQSDHRPVIAIIDAEIMEIDQQRRRAVFEQVIRDLGPPDSTIVVHVLESSATGDEDGPTIYDENVMSALITELSKMGEVTLVRYVEDTMWVTFRDGESALNASTKKSIQVCGLDLILELKSRDWQHLVDSEIELCTTNTIPLCANPVEHAQLLQAITPELPQRPKQPPTRPPARPPMPMSPKNSPRHLPHVGVISIVPKPAKPPMPPQPQSQPLIPSPLQPQAAPPRPPAMDTTPSSKSQSPTELVSASSSTSSSGKTSPTAPAVLSGPPTPPRQVQSKQATPVSTPTRQVGSPKDQIPPDTAYETASNIYEEIQEDVPAPRHPPPAGPPPVIGAPMGPPPPLPNRRGPPPIPNRSGNAPPLPTRPANN